In Corynebacterium ulcerans, one genomic interval encodes:
- a CDS encoding cold-shock protein has translation MAQGTVKWFNAEKGFGFIAPDDGSADVFVHYSEIQGNGFRTLEENQKVEFEIGEGAKGPQAQQVHAL, from the coding sequence ATGGCACAGGGAACTGTGAAGTGGTTCAACGCTGAAAAAGGTTTCGGCTTCATCGCACCGGACGATGGCTCCGCTGATGTTTTCGTTCATTACTCTGAGATTCAGGGCAATGGCTTCCGCACTCTCGAAGAGAACCAGAAGGTTGAGTTCGAGATCGGCGAGGGAGCTAAGGGTCCTCAGGCTCAGCAGGTTCACGCTCTGTAA